One segment of Paenibacillus rhizovicinus DNA contains the following:
- a CDS encoding glycoside hydrolase family 172 protein, which translates to MNGFDGLGMNLGNLFRLSDAQTRSISAENFDGAKGHGGMATEGTGASCARDLGLGWKVSPSVEIQPGTVFTMADIDGPGAIQHIWLTCSPNNWRNLILRFYWDKETQPSVEVPLGDFFCNGWCERSNVNSIPVAVNPAGGMNSYWAMPFRQHARMTVENRSTKPVVLYYQVTYTLTTVPDDAAYFHAQWRRSNPLAYKDVHTLIDGVQGKGHYVGTYLAWQSNSNGWWGEGEIKFFMDGDQEFPTICGTGTEDYFGGAWNFEHPYGQYGIYSTAYMGMPQVLKPDGLYKSQQRFGMYRWHVMDPIRFESDLRVTIQALGWRSEGRYLPLQDDIASVSFWYQSEPHAPHPKLPGPDDLEVI; encoded by the coding sequence ATGAACGGATTCGATGGACTTGGCATGAATTTAGGCAATCTGTTCCGGCTGTCCGACGCGCAAACCCGATCGATCAGCGCGGAAAACTTCGACGGCGCGAAAGGTCACGGCGGTATGGCGACGGAAGGCACGGGCGCCAGCTGCGCGCGCGATCTGGGCCTGGGCTGGAAGGTTTCGCCTTCGGTCGAAATCCAGCCGGGCACGGTATTTACGATGGCGGACATCGATGGCCCCGGCGCCATTCAACATATTTGGCTGACCTGCTCGCCGAACAATTGGCGCAACCTGATCCTCCGTTTCTATTGGGACAAGGAGACGCAGCCTTCCGTCGAAGTGCCGCTCGGCGATTTCTTCTGCAACGGCTGGTGCGAGCGCAGCAACGTGAATTCTATTCCGGTGGCGGTGAACCCGGCCGGCGGCATGAACAGCTATTGGGCCATGCCGTTCCGCCAGCATGCGCGCATGACGGTGGAGAACCGCTCGACGAAGCCGGTCGTTCTCTATTACCAAGTGACCTATACGCTTACGACGGTGCCGGATGACGCGGCTTACTTCCATGCGCAGTGGCGCCGCAGCAATCCGCTGGCTTACAAGGACGTTCATACGCTGATCGACGGCGTGCAAGGAAAAGGCCATTACGTCGGCACGTACCTCGCTTGGCAATCCAACAGCAACGGCTGGTGGGGCGAAGGCGAAATTAAGTTTTTCATGGACGGGGATCAAGAATTCCCGACGATCTGCGGCACCGGAACGGAAGATTATTTCGGCGGCGCCTGGAACTTCGAGCATCCGTACGGTCAGTACGGCATCTACTCGACGGCGTACATGGGCATGCCTCAAGTGCTTAAGCCGGACGGATTGTACAAGAGCCAGCAGCGCTTCGGCATGTACCGCTGGCATGTCATGGATCCGATCCGTTTCGAATCCGACCTGCGCGTGACGATCCAAGCGCTGGGCTGGCGTTCGGAAGGCCGCTACTTGCCGCTTCAGGACGACATTGCTTCCGTTTCCTTCTGGTATCAATCGGAGCCGCATGCCCCGCATCCGAAGCTGCCGGGTCCGGATGATCTGGAAGTTATATAG